CCGAACGCGGGTGCGGCGACGAGGAGTCCGGTGGTCTTCGCGTCCCCGCCGTACCAGAGGACGGCGACGGCCGGGAACAGGGCGCGGGGGTGGGCGAGGATCATCGCGCAGAAGTCGGAGAAGAACGTCATGCGCAGGTTGGGACGGGTCGCGAGGAAGCGCAGTCCGTCGAGGACCGAGGCACGCTTGCTCCCCGTCCGCTCCGGAAGCATCGACGGCAGCCTCCACATCGCGTAGAGGCTCGCGGAGAAGGCGACGGCGTCGACGAGGTACGCGGTCTGGTACCCGGCGACGCCGACGATCAGGCCGCCGAGGCTCGGCCCGACGAGCATGCCGAAGGTCATGACCATCGAGTTGAGCGCGTTGGCGGCGCGCAGCTGCTCGGGCGGCAGGAGCCGGGGGATCATCGAGGTGCGGGCAGGCGAGTTGAGCGCGGCGCACACGGCCTGGAGGGCGACGATCCCGTAGAGGAACCAGACGCGGTGGAAGCCGGCGAACGCGGCGCCCGCGAGGGCGATCGAGAGGACGGCGGAGCCGAGGGCGCTGGCGAGGCCGAGCTTGCGGCGGTCGACGGTGTCGGCGACGGCGCCGCCGTACAGGCCGAAGACGACGAGCGGGACGAGGGAGAACAGGCCGACGAGCCCGACGGAGAAGGGCGAGCGGGTGATCTCGTACACCTGGAGGGAGACCGCGAGGGAGGTCATGCCCTGGCCGACCCAGGAGACGGTGCTCCCGAACCAGAGGCGGCGGTAGTGCGCGGAGGTCCGCAGCGGGGTGAGGTCGGCGAAGAGCCTGCGGCGGGTCGTCTCGCCCTGGGTGGTGGTCACGTGATGTCGTACCGCAGCTCGGGGCGGGCCCAGTGGATCCGTCCGGTGGGCGGGAGGGTCCCGGTGGGGACGGCGCCGGTGCGCAGGTAGAACTCCTCGGCGGGCGGATGCGCGACGACCCGCACGGAGGCGAGTCCGGCAGCCTCGGCCTGCCCGGTCATGTGCTCCATGAGCAGCCGTCCGATGCCGAGGCCCTGGGCGGCGTCGGCGACGAAGGCGAGGTCGAGCTCGGCCTCGTCGAGGAGGAGCGCGTAGAACCCGAGCACGCGGTCGTTCTCGTCGACGGCGACGAAGACCTGGTGGTGCTCGATGTACGCCCCGCCGACCTGGTACCCCTCGACCATGGCGGCGTAGTCGCCCCGGTAGGCGGCGGATCTCCGGACGAGCCGGGTGAGCCGCTTGGAGTCCTCGGCGTCGGCGCGCCGGATGGTGATGTCGGACATGGAGCGAGTATAGGGGCGATCTTGACGATGACTCCTTACAGTTTGATGAACATGGCGGCGCGGAGCCGGGCGGCTCGCGCGGGTGGCGGTCGGGGTCGAGGTGGGGGCCGGACGGGAGTTCGGGCGGGATCCGAAGATCACAGAGGCCGCTACGATAGGTCATCATGCAATCGCGATGCGTGACGGGCGGCATGCTCCCCGACTTCCTCGACGACGAGGTCGTGGCGGCCTGGACCGCCTCCGGCGCCCCGCTCGTCGACCTCCTGCGCCAGGCCCACACGCCGGGCCGGCTCACCGGATTCCGCCGGGGCGGCCGGGCGGCGGTCCTGGTCACGGACCCCCGGCACGTGCACCAGGTCCTCGGAGTCGGCGGCGAGCGGTACGTCAAGCGGTCCCACCGGGCCAGGCCCCTCCTCGGCGACGGCATGCTGACCGCGACGGGCGAGGCCTGGCGCTCCCAACGCCGCCTCCTCCAGGCGATGTTCACCGGTCGCGGCATCCAGCGCTGGGAGCACCACATCGCCGGGGCGGCCGCCCGTGTCGTCGAGCTCTGGGCCGGGCGGGCCCGTCGGGGCGAGCCGACGGACATCGCCGAGGACGTCCAGTTCTTCACCGTCGACACGATCTGGCGCTCGCTGACCGACCGCCCCCTGGACCGGGAGACCTACGTCGATCTGGCGGCCGTGCAGGACATCGTCGCCGCGCTCCCCGCCGACGTGGGCGGCGCCGCCGCGCTGCCGCCCGAGGTGGGAGCCGCGCTCGCCGCGCTGGACGAGCGGACGCACCGGGCCATCGCCGAGGCGCGGAGCCGGCACACGGCCGCCGGCGAGGGCGCGGGCGCGCACGCGGGCGACGACGGCGAGGGCGCGGGTGACGGCGGCAACGGCAACGGCAACGGCAACGGCAACGGCAACGGCAACGGCGACGGCGACGGCGACGGCGACGGCGACGGCGAACGGGGGCCGAGCGTCCTCGACCGGCTCCTCGACGCGGCCGGGACGGACCCGGCGTACACGGACCGGCTGATCCGCGACGAGCTGGTCACCCTGCTCGTCGCCGGGTACGAGAGCAGCGCCCGCACGCTGACCTGGGCCTTCGTCCTGCTGGACCGACACCCCGAGGTCATGGAGCGGGCGGCCGGCGACGCGCGGGCCGTCGAGGCGGTGCTCTCCGAGACGCTGCGGCTCTACCCCACGGGCTGGCTGCTCCCGCGCCACGCGCCGGCCGACGAGATGCTCGACGGCCTGCTGATCCCCGCCGGTACGGACCTCCTCGTCTGCCCCTACCTCACCCACCGGGACCCGGCGGTGTGGCCCGACCCCGAGACCTTCTCCCCGGACCGCTTCCCGGCCCGGACGCCGCTGCCGCCGGGCGCGTACCTCCCCTTCGGCATCGGTCCGCGCGCCTGTCTGGGCACGCGCTTCGCGATGCGGGAGATGGAGGTGCTGCTCGGCGAGCTCCTCGCCCGGTTCACCGTCGAGACGACCGAGCCGGCGGGCGAGCCCGTGTTCGGCATCAACCTGCGCCCGGCCGGCCCGCTGTACGCGCGCGTCCGCGAGCGGGCGTGAGCGCGCGCCCCTCCG
Above is a genomic segment from Streptomyces sp. NBC_00094 containing:
- a CDS encoding MFS transporter, whose amino-acid sequence is MTTTQGETTRRRLFADLTPLRTSAHYRRLWFGSTVSWVGQGMTSLAVSLQVYEITRSPFSVGLVGLFSLVPLVVFGLYGGAVADTVDRRKLGLASALGSAVLSIALAGAAFAGFHRVWFLYGIVALQAVCAALNSPARTSMIPRLLPPEQLRAANALNSMVMTFGMLVGPSLGGLIVGVAGYQTAYLVDAVAFSASLYAMWRLPSMLPERTGSKRASVLDGLRFLATRPNLRMTFFSDFCAMILAHPRALFPAVAVLWYGGDAKTTGLLVAAPAFGALLGGVLSGWQGRIRHHGQAILIAVACWGTAIAAFGLTRNLWLGLCLLALAGYSDTVSMIFRNTMMQVAAPDEMRGRLQGVFIVVVAGGPRLGDFLAGSVADLTSPAVAITGGGIACVLAVGLLALYGGRFRRYDALDPNP
- a CDS encoding GNAT family N-acetyltransferase gives rise to the protein MSDITIRRADAEDSKRLTRLVRRSAAYRGDYAAMVEGYQVGGAYIEHHQVFVAVDENDRVLGFYALLLDEAELDLAFVADAAQGLGIGRLLMEHMTGQAEAAGLASVRVVAHPPAEEFYLRTGAVPTGTLPPTGRIHWARPELRYDIT
- a CDS encoding cytochrome P450; translation: MQSRCVTGGMLPDFLDDEVVAAWTASGAPLVDLLRQAHTPGRLTGFRRGGRAAVLVTDPRHVHQVLGVGGERYVKRSHRARPLLGDGMLTATGEAWRSQRRLLQAMFTGRGIQRWEHHIAGAAARVVELWAGRARRGEPTDIAEDVQFFTVDTIWRSLTDRPLDRETYVDLAAVQDIVAALPADVGGAAALPPEVGAALAALDERTHRAIAEARSRHTAAGEGAGAHAGDDGEGAGDGGNGNGNGNGNGNGNGDGDGDGDGDGERGPSVLDRLLDAAGTDPAYTDRLIRDELVTLLVAGYESSARTLTWAFVLLDRHPEVMERAAGDARAVEAVLSETLRLYPTGWLLPRHAPADEMLDGLLIPAGTDLLVCPYLTHRDPAVWPDPETFSPDRFPARTPLPPGAYLPFGIGPRACLGTRFAMREMEVLLGELLARFTVETTEPAGEPVFGINLRPAGPLYARVRERA